The nucleotide sequence ACGAGCCTACCAATGACCTGGATGTGCAAACGCTGGCTGTTTTAGAAGAATACCTGGAAGACTTCAACGGTTGTGTCATTGTGGTTTCCCACGATCGCTACTTCCTCGATCGTACCGTTGAAACGATTTTTGCCTTTGAGGCAGGCGGTCACTTGCGCCAGTATCCTGGTAATTATTCTGTGTATCTGGACTACAAGACCGCAGAAGAGGAAGTAGCGGAGCTACAGCGTAGTGGTGCAACCACCCAGCGGGAAGACCGTGCTCTGGGCCAGGGGGAAGGCGTCAGGCCGGCTAAAGTTCAGGTTGCAAAGAAACTCTCATTTAAGGAAAAGCGGGAATACGAATTATTGGAGATCCAAATTCCTGAGATGGAAACCGAGAAAGAAGCCCTGGAGAAACAGCTTTACAGTAATCCACCCGGTGGCTTTGCCGAAATGCAGCAGTTGACTGAACGCTTGGCGGCAATCAGCCAGGCAATTGACACCGCCACTGAACGCTGGTTAGAACTGGCTGAACGGGAAACTCAGGGATGAGGACTTAACCTGAAACTTCATCCCAGCGGCACAGAGGTCAGACAGGAATGGCTCTGGATTTTCTGCTGGATAATGACTTCTACCTGTTCCACCTGTTGTTTGAGCCAGGTTGCAAATAGAGTGGATAGAATTTCGTAACGCAACTCCTGAGTCAGTTCCGCCGGAATCAGTTCCTCCACCAGGATTAAGTGCACTCCCTGGGCTGTGACAATGGGTTTCAAAATTTGAGGGGGTTGGGCTGAAAATACAGCCGCCGAAATTTCTGGCTTCAGTTCACTGCGTCGTACCAGTCCGCGATAGCCGCCTTGCCGCCGCAAATCCGGATCCTGAATATACTGATGGGTTGCCTGATGGAAGTGAATTTCCCCTTCCTGAAGGGCATAGAAAAGTTCCATCGCCAGGTCTTCGTCATCCAGAACAATTTCGTACATGACCACGCGGGTGTAATCGAGTTGATGTTCCAGAAAATAGGGTTCCAGTTGAGCGGCAAATAAATGTTGCGCCAGTTTAGCAGACAGAACGGTAGCAGCCGCCAGTTCTTCAAATTCATCCAGAGACAGGTGATACTTCTGCAACCAGGTCCAGGTTTCGCCTGCACTGTGCAGGTTGTTGAGCCGTCGGAGATCATCGGCGGCTTGCTGAAGTTCATGTGGCTCTGCAATAATTCCTTTCTCTGCGGCAAGTTGGGCGATTACCTGCCGCCCCACAATGCCCTCAATCATGGTGGGAATCAGGCAAGATAATTTGACTTGTTGAATGATATCGTTGTCGGAGATGGTGATTGGGTTTAGCATGATGAGTTTATATTCAAGTTCCTGGATCTTGCTGACGTTTTCTCCCGCTCTTCACCTTTTCTATAACTCCAGTCCCCCCTTCTGTAGTTTTTTGAATGGGTCGAGAATAAAGTCGATGATACGACGCTGACGGATGACAACTTCCGCCGTTGCCGTTTGACCGGGGGATAGCAGGATCCGTTTATTTTGAGTTTGGATGTAGGGCTGATCCAGGGCAATTTCAAGTTCAAAAGTCTGAATGATCCCCTGGGGTGTTTCTATACTTTTGGAGTCAGGCGAAATGCGCTGGAGGTTGCCGGAAATGATGCCGTAATCCTGGAAGGGGTAAGCATCGAATTTGAGTTTGACCGGCAGTCCCGTTCGCAGAAAACCGCTTTCAGAACTGGGCATCTGTGCCCGAAAGATGAGGTTGGCTCCGGCGGGGGCGATCTGGGCGATCGCCTGTCCTGGCTGTAAAAAAGTCCCGGCACTATCCAGAGACAGACTGAAGATGGTGCCATCACTGGGCGACCTGACTAACCGTTGCTGCCGCTGAAACTGCAATGACTCAATTTGTTTGCGCGTCTGAGCAATTTCTGCCTGGGTATCCAGAATCTGAGCTTGCAGTTCCTTAATCCGGCGTTCACTTTCCAGTATGGTCAATTCCCCCGTGCGAATGACGTTATCATAGTTGCTTTGCTGTTGTTTAATTCCAGATTCCGCCTGCTGAATTTCTGCCTGGGACTGGTTTACTGCCTGCTGGCTTTCGTCCAGCAGGCGTTTGATTTCGGCTAATTTGGCGGCGGGAACCACACCCTCCGCCAGTAACTTTTCATAGCGTTGAACTTCAACTCGATCCCGCTCCAGGCGATCCGTTGCCAGTTTATAAGCTCTGCGACCAGCCTGGAACCGTTGTTCTACCTGGTCAATTTGGGCGAGTTGGGCGGTTTGCTGGGCCTGACTTTGTAACCGTTGCGATCGAATGGCAATTTCCTGCTCATTTTTCATGAGTTCTAACTGGGACAATCGGTTCAAACTACCTTGCAGTTTTGCCTGTGCCTGCTGCAACTCTGCCTGAACCACTTCTGACTCCAGTTCCAGCAATACCTGCCCTGCCTTCACCGTCTGCCCCTCCCGCACCCGCAGGGCAGTTACCGTTCCAGTTACGGGCGCATCCACCCGGATGGTTTTACCCTGAGGTTCCAGCCTGCCCCGCGCTCTGCCGGTTTCGTCTACTTTTGAGAGGGAAGCCCAGGGCAGGGCGATCGCCGTAAACAATACCAGACAATAGAGCAGTCCCCGTGTCCAGACCCGCGGCAGAGTATCTATCAGTTCCCTGGTCAGGGAAGACCATTCATCCCGTTCCGGTACAGAACAGGCTACCTCTGGTAGTAAAGGGGGGGAACCCGACTCTGCAACGACAACAGGACTTTGAGAGATCTCCTGGATTGCCAGGTGACCGCCCGAAGAACGGTTTGCTGGGTGATGTCCATTTTGACTGAAGGGTTCAGATGCAGCAGGAAAGTGAGGCATGGCGGCTGGGGGTGAAGAGAGTGAGGAGTAAGGAATAAGGGGTGAGGGATATTCGCTTCTGGTGTTCCCGCAGGATGGGGGATGGGGTGAGAGGTGGGATTGCGGATTCAGGTTGATTGAACCTATTGGACACTGGATACCGGACACCGGGCATCTACAGACTTGTAACCATTAATTGCTGCTGGTTCAGGTAAAAATAATGCCCGCGCTTTGCCATGAGCTGGTCGTGGGTGCCGCTTTCGACAAGGATGCCGCGATCCAGTACCAGAATCAGGTCGGCGTGGCGTACCGTGGAGAGGCGATGGGCAATGATCAGGGTGGTGCGGTTTTGCAGGATTTTGCTCAGGTTGGTCTGGATGATGCGTTCGGATTCGGCATCCAGGTGGCTGGTGGCTTCGTCCAGAATCAACAGACGGGGATTGCCCAGCAGGGCACGGGCGATCGCCAGACGTTGCCGCTGACCACCGGATAACATACCGCCACCTTCGCCAATCTGGGTCTCGTAACCCATTGGCAGGTCTTTAATAAAAGTGTGTGCCCCCGCCAGTTGAGCGGCTTCAATAACTTCTTCCAGACTGGCCTCCGGGAAACCAAGACTGATGTTCTCCCGGATGGTGCCACCGAACAGAAAGGTGTCCTGGTCAACCACGCCAATCTGTTGCCGCAGCGATCGCAGAGAGAGGGTAGTGACATCGTAGCCATCAATCAGAATCTTGCCTTCCGTGGGGGGATACAAACCCAGCAGTAGTTTGGAGATGGTGGTTTTACCGGAGCCACTCCGCCCGACCAGTGCCACCATCTGTCCTGGTTCAACTGCAAAACTGATAGCTTCCAGGGTATTCCTGTCGCTATTGGGATGATAGCGAAAGGTGACCTGGTCAAATTGAATATGTCCCTGGATTGGAGGTAAGGTCTGGCGTGTCTGTCGTTGCAGGTCTTCCTCTGGCTCCGCATCAATCACGTCATTAATCCGCTCAATCGAAACAATCACTTCCTGTAATTGATTCCATAACACAGTTAAGCGTTGAAATGGATTAATCACATTACCCATCAACATATTGAAGGCAACCAGTTGTCCAATGGTTAATTCATTTTGAATTACCAGCCACGCCCCAAACCAGAGTAACGCTGTGGTAACCACCATTTCGATCGCAGCACTGCCAATTTGCAAGGAATTGCCAATCACCTGACCCGAAAATAGCTTTCGCACAGACCTGCCAAATAAATCTTCCCAATGCCAGCGGACAGTCTGTTCCACTGCCATTGATTTGACACTGCGAATACCTGTAAGGGACTGGATCAAATAGCCAGTTTCCTCATTGTAAGCGTTGAAGATTTCCCGTGAAATGCGTTGGAGAAATGGAGTAGCAACTAATACAAAGCTGTGGGTTGCAGCAACAGGGTATAGCCGTTCCAGCCCGCTTTGAAGTCCCGATGGCTCAGCGATCGCTGCCCAATTGCCGGGTCGCCTACAATCACGCGATCCCGGCTCACTTCATAGACCACAATGTAGTGTTTTCCTTCCCAGTGCACAATTGCCGGGAGGGTTTGCTGCGCCAGTTTATCCAGGCTGGCTTTGACTGGCCGAGTGGTGAAACCAATACTTTCAGCAGCCACTGCCAGTCCCCGCAAAGACGCACCATTGCGGTCTACATTGGCAATATCCCGCAGTCGATTGAGGTTAAACCGCTTGCCCCAGTAACGCCCAACCATGACCAGGCAGGCAGCCCCACAGTCGGAAGCACTCTGCTGTTCAAAAAAAGGATAGCGACGGGTGACTCGTTGCCACAGATGCCCGACCCGTAAAGTGGGACTGGGAAAATAGGCTTTACGAACGGACTTGCGACTGTGGGGTTGGAGTGTCGTTGGAGCAAGCCTTGAGCAGGGCGATCGCTCAAGGTCTGTCATCGGCTCTGTCATGGGTTCTGCCACTGGCTCCGGCAGGATTTCAGACCTGTTTTGCACCATGTGAACCTGCTCCATTGCCCGCTGGCGCAGGCGATCGCGAAGTTCAGGATACTGGCGCATCAGCGATCTCACCACAGGTTCCGGTACAAATCCCACCTGTGAATTGAGGGAAGCCCGCGCCGCCCAGGGTTGCCCTGCAAGATCGGCAAACAGCGTCATCTCGCCAAAGCTTTTGCCTGCCTCCAGGGTCTGGAGCAAATTATTAGAACGATCAATCAATCGGACTTTGCCCACCAGCACCAGATAAAGTCCGGGAGCAGCATCCACTGAATGCCAGAATATCTTCCCGGCAGAAGGTCGCAGAATTTCAATCTGGTTCCAGATGCCGGGAACGCTTGACCCGCAGAATGGCTCACCTAATACCTCTGCCAGGGCGCTAACCAGCAGGGGATCTGGGACTTGCCCGGGGATAAAAGATGGAAATTGGGACATGGCTGCATCCAATGAGAGGGGTTAGCGTCTGCTTTGGATCAGATTCAGGGACCACAAAAAGGTTGGAGTAGAAACTGCTTGCAGGTCACGAATCGCAATCGTAGAACCTGCATCCGCCGTTTCGGAAGGTTGGTTTGGGTGACTACTGCCCCTGGGTCGGGTGGAGAGTCCCATTTGTTTCAGCAGCCGATTGATATGGCGATCGCTGACCTCAATGCCAAATTCTTTTGCCAGATGCTTACCCAACCACTGAGCCGTCCAGCACCGAAAGGGATAGCCATGCTCTCTGGGATTGGATTGCACCAGTGCAGCAAGGCGATCCAGATATTCCGGTGTCACCTCCTTTGGGCGGCCCATTGGACGGGCATCCCACAGATGTGCCTGTCCACTCTGGGCAATGTGCGTCCAGTAGCGAGCTGTCTCTGCTGAGCACTGCAAGGACTCACAGATTTCTGTCTGAGATTTTCCGGCATCTGCCAGAAGCATAATCTCAATCCGACGGCGATACTCCGGGCGCAAATTCGATTGCAGCCGTTTCAGCAATAACTTGCGTTGAAATTCCGTCAGGTATAGCCCCTGATTTTTCACGACAATCTACTCCTCCTGGTATCATGAACCATGAAAAAAGTTCGGAATGCCTTCACTCGATTCAGACGAACCTGTGACGTTCAGGCAGGCAGGAGCTTTTGCCCCATCAGCCTGTAGACTTACAAGCAATTTCCTTGATTTAACATTGGGAGTTAAATTTGGGAGCTGAATGGAAATTGGTGGTGACACCAATTAACCAGCCCAATAGCGTTGTCGTTGTTTGAGTTTGAGCTTGATGAATTTGTCTTCGTTTGATCTAATGATGGATTGAATGTAGATAGAGGCAAGAAATTCCCTATCATCACTCAAAAGCGTTAAACGTCTTTTAAGACCAGAGCCAGTAAAAATGGGAGGAATTGTATGGCATGCATTGAATAATGGCTGCCATAGTTCTTCAAGTAAACTTCAGGCTTTAAGGTCAGCAAAGTTTAGGGAGAACAAGTTGGTAAGCCATATCGTCCGATTTGGATTCTTTAAAGAATCTGAACTAAAGATTAATAGAAACTCGATGTTGATAAATTAAGTCTGACCTAAGACTTGGTAAAATATTAATTAAGTCTTTTTGAAAGACCTAATTAATAGTCTGAAATGCCAGTTTTTCAAGCATTCAGAAATCTAAAAGAAAAATCAATGCTGAATTACTATGCACTTTTTGTTGAATATTTCTATGAATTCTCTATAAAGAATCAAGAATTTACTCTTTTACTCTATAGCTATCCTACCTGGATTGTGAGAGAGGATTCCCCAGGCATCCTTTCTCACAAAGCCTCTCACTCTCACAACTGACTCAGGACTGCTATCTATATATCTGAATGGCATTGACATAAGGGGTGAAAGATCTCCAACTTCTTTGAGAAGTTGGAGATCTGGGCGATCGTATCTGGCTTAATTCAGGGCCGTTGCTCTATATCTGCGTTGAAGCATCAATGCGAACGCTTTCCATGGGAAGTAGAAAAGGCTGTAAGGGGGAAAATATTAAAAAAACCTAAAAGACATAATCGCTCTATTTTCGTCTCTCAGGCAAATCCTCTGTTCTCCTTATTCACCATCCGGAAATTAGGTTCTGCGGGCGATCGCAACAACCCAACACTGCTAAAAAGAGCATTTTGAGGATTGCAATCCGACTTCTCCTGGACATAACTTCATTCTTTAAGTCCAGATACCAGGTACCTAAAGCTTGATTCTGGCATTCAACCTTCAGTAGTCTGTTGCACAATACAAGAAAAGACACAAATGCCTGATCTGTGTCGTCAATACGAAAGAATAATTTCCCTATCGGTTGGTGAACCCAGTTTTTTACCACTTTAATAAGGATTTTATCGCCCATGAAATTATCTGAAACCCAGTCTTATGGCAGGTTTAAACTACCGGGTCTAACCAGACAAAACTGACTGATTTAGGAATCCAGAATTCAAGTCAAAAAGATTGACCAGGTTTATTCTTCTCCTCGATACTCAGGTTCAGGATTGAGCAATCCTTTGCTTGATTCGTTTCCAAATCCATTTTCTTGAAGGAGACAACAACAATGGCTTACATCACGATTTCTGATCTGCGTCCTGCCGGTGCTGACCTGTTCATGGATTCTGAGAGCTTCCTGAGCGAATTATCCGATGGTGAACTGAGCGTTTACGGTGGTGGCACTCCTGCTACTACGGTTCCCCTTTCTGCGGCATATTGCTTCAAGGTTTCTCTAGCTGTAACGGCTGGCGCTGCTGTTGTCGGCGCTGCTGTTGGCGGATTCATCGGCTGGTTGTCTCGCTAAATTGCCTGTAACCAACGAATACTCAACGTTCTGGTTTTTGAAGGCTGGAGAATAAGCGATGGCATCTATTCTGGTTAATGATCTGCGTCCCGCTGGCAGTGACCTGCTGCTGGATCAGGAGAGCTTCCTGACCGATTTGTCCGATGAATTGACGGGTGACATCAATGGAGGGCTTGCGTTTACGATTACAATCAGCCCCGCAAGTGCTCAGATTGGTGCCGCTGCGGTTGGAACCTTTATAGCAAGTGTTGGTGCAAGCTACGCAATCGTGAAGAACTGGGGCAAATAAACTGCTCCTTACCCTTAGTGTTGTAGCCGCTTGAGACAGTGAAACTGACTTCCTGTCTCAAGTCTGTTTCCCTTTATATTCTGGAGGACTAAGTCATTATGGCATCTATTTCGGTTCAGGATTTGCTTCCTGCAGGGACTGATTTGCTGCTTGATCGGGAAAGTTTTTTGACCGATTTATCGGATGAACTGACGGGGGATGTTAACGGAGGACTTACGTTTACGGTTACGATTAGTCCGGCGAGTGCCCAAGTGGGTGCTGCCGCAGTTGCGGTCGCTGTCGGAGCTGGTGTTTTGAGCTACAACGTAGTGAAGAATTGGGGTAGATAAGCGTTTAGAGCTCCTGACGTTTGGAGATCGCGCTGATTTACCAGCGTCTATTTGAGGAGAGCTTGAGACAACAAATTAGAATACCGGTACAGAAATTGAATTTCTTCTACCGGATACCCAGGTTTCGTTGAATTTCTCACAAGAAATCCGATTTCTTGGAATTCTAAACCAATGCTTTAGTAAGGCTCAGGCTCTCCTCAAAGAGAAGGATTAAGGGAAGGATGCAAGATGTTCTGTCGATGGAGGACAACCATGAACCGGAATTTCCTGAATCAACTGGGCGATCAGGCTGCTGTAGTGGGTGCGCTGGCAGTCCTGACTTTTGTTTTAAGTGCCCTGATTGCCTTCTTTATTGTTAGAGATTTTAAGGGAAAGCCTGATTCTGCAACGCCTTCTGCCCGACAACAAAGCCAGCAAGAACAGAGCGATCGCCCCCGTTCTTAACTGGCATCGGTCAGGCTGAAAATAGTTCCAGTTTATGAACATGAGGTCAGGAATATGGCATTTCTGCTAAGTTCTCAAAATGTGATTGAGTACTTGAATCAACATGGATTGAACCTGGATGTCGATCCCGGTTCAGTTGAAATTGAGAAAAAATTTGCTAAGAATTTTAATTTATTGCTGACATTACCGGATGGCCGCAAGTTACTGGTGAAGCAAGAACCCCTCAAACTGGACGGAAAGGCAGTAGGGGAGTTTTTTCAGGAGTGGCGGGTGCAGCAATTTATCCAGCATTTTCCTGAGTTGCATCGCTTTGCGCCCTCATTGCCAGAGTTGTTGCATTTTAATCCAGACAACGCCATTGTTGTTTTTAACTACCTCCTGGACTATTGTGACCTGGCAGATTTTTATACCCGACAAAACTGGTTTCCAGCGGAAATTGCGACGGCAATCGGCAATTTGCTTGGACAGATCCATGCATCGACCTATAACCGGGCTGAATATCAAAATTTCCTGGCACCGGATCTGGCAGAGCAGCTTGCCAACCATCGAATTCATCTGGCACAGGGGCTGGAGCGAATTGGTCCAGAAGTGTTCAGTGAATTTCCGGTGGAGGCGCTTAAGTTCTTTTCCCTGTATCAGCGCTATGACAGCCTGGGGCAGGCGATCGCAGAACTTTCCACTGCCGTTCAACTCTGCTGTTTAACCCACAATGACCTGCGTCCCAATAACATTTTACTGCACCAGGACTGGGAAACCTTAGCGATCGCACCGGAACAGCCCGGTTTCCTGCGCATTATTGATTGGGAACGGGGAGCATGGGGGGATCCTGCTCTGGATCTGGGTTTAATGATTGCCAGCTATTTGCAAACCTGGTTGAACAGTCTGGTTGTCAGTTCTGCGTTTGATATTCAAGCCTCCCTGCGTCTGGCAATGACCCCACTGGAACAACTACAACCTTCCATCAATGCCCTGTTCCAGGGATATGTCAGCCAGTTTCCAGAAATTCTGCATCACCGTCCCGATTTTGTGAAACGCACCGTCCAGTTTGCTGGTTTAGGGTTGATCCGGCAAATTAACGCCATGATTCAATATCAAAAATCCTTTGGCAACATGGGAATCTGTATGCTCCAGGTTGCCAAATCACTCCTTTGCCGTCCGGAGGCGTCGATCGCCACAGTCTTTGGCGTTTCAGAATCCACACTGACTGCTTCAGCCAGTAATTGAGAGAGCGTGCATTTTCCCTGGTTACTAAGCTCTGGTATATTAAGCCATTCAAAATACGCATTAACAACTACTACCAGGTTAATTGCCAGGTTAATAGTTGCTGAATTACTTTCTGCTCACCTGAATGACCATTTTTTTCCCCTATGCAATCCCTGAATCTTTTGCACAATCAACTACCCACCTCTGTGCCTGTTCGGTTGCTCAATGCTCTGGAAGATATTGTGCAGCATGTTCAGATCCATGCAAACTTCTGCATTCACCATCCCAATTACAAACCTTTTGAGTTACCGGATGACGTTGCCCTTCGCTTTCAGCAAACTCCCCCTGATCTGCGAGACAAGTTTCTGAGTTTGCAGGTGCGAAGTTTTATCTATGGGTTGTATTACAACGGTTCTTTGCAAACCGTACTGGCACCAGAAAATGACCTGAATAGCCGGGTGTTGCAACAAAATTTAGAGAACAATACCCTGCTGGGTGTTGATCTGGAGTTTTATGAACGCCTCCATCAGAGTAATTGTGGACAGGGCTACTTTGATCCAGGCTGGCAGGTGCGGCGGCAGGAAGAGGATGGCAGTCTGGCCGTCTTCAAACATGATTTGACCCTGCACATTGAGCGCGATCGCCACCTGCATCCCTCAGAACTGGCTGCAAAACCAGGGGATTCGGTAGCAATTCTGTTGCCCAAAAACCTGGTGCAAAATGGATTTTACATGGCGATCGGCAATGCCGGTTCCGAAACCCACGCGACTCTTCATCCAAACATCGTGAGGATCTATTTCAACCTCAGTCCTGCGGGGGCTGTAGCCATGATGGCTGGTTTGACTCAGCAGCTTAACCAGGCTCAAATTCCCTTCAGTTTCAAAGCCCTCTACAACCCGTCTGAGTACAGGCGCCACGATTCTGCGGTTCTGTACTTTGATCGACACCACTATGAAACTGTCCGCCAGGTGCTGCAACCCCTTTACAAAAAGCATTCTGCTCACTTCCATGAAGCCACCCCCCTGTTTACCAAAACCCTGGCTCCCGGTTTAGCCCTTGCCGAAGAACCCGCCCAGAAACTGGCTGCCCAGGAAAGTTTTGGCATGAATCGCTGTCAACTGATCGCCAATGGCTTGCTGCTGGCGCGGCTGAGTGGTGATGAGTCCCCAGAAAAACGAATGGCAGCCATTCTGGAACAATTTTCGCTGTTAGAGATTGCCCTTGAATCTCCCTATCTGAATCCCCGGTCTGAGGACATTTATACTCCCCTGGATCTATGCTGATTGCCGACCTGTCCCCTCCGACTCAAGCTCTATCTAACTCCGCTGATTCCCTCCAGGCGATCGCCCCAGAATCTGGCTTTGCGTTCTACCGCAAACTGGGACGGACCGATTTGACCGTCAGTTGCCTGGGTTTGGGCGGTGGTGGTGCAATTTCCAGCGCCGATACACTTTACGCCTTTGACCAGGGGATTAATTACTTCTTCTATTCCAGCGATTTGCATCACTATCTCTACCGTTCTATGGCGGATGCCCTGCATCAGCTCTGTCGGCGGGGGGCTTCTCGACGTGAACAGGTTGTTCTGGCAACGGTTACCTATATCAAAAACCCGGAAGTTGCCCTGGCAGCCCTCCTGGATCAGTTCCAGGAACTAGGAATTGATTATGTCGATGTGCTGTTTTGGGGCTGGATTGGTAAAAATGATGCCCCTGCGTTACAACAGTGTCTCAGCCTGTCCCGCGACCTGCGGGGTCCCCATGCTCCCTACTGTCGGGTGATGGAGAGAATATTCGGCGTGTCGGAACGCCTCAAGAAAATGGGGGCAGTCCGCTACATTGGCGCATCCTTCCATGACCTGGATCTGGCGCAACAATGGTTAAACAGCCCCCTGCTGGATGTGGTGATGGTGCGGCATAATATCAGCCATCGTTCGGCACAGAAGAAGATTTTTAACCAATTGGATGCCACTGATCGCGATCGCCCCGGGATTGTCACCTTCAAATCCACTGGCTCCCATACTGGTTTGCTCTGGGAAGTTCCCGTGCCCCTGCCCCCAGGCTGCTGGCGACCCGGCGCTCCAGAGCTTTACCGCTACTCCCTGGCTCAACCCTGTGTGGATGTCTGTCTGACTGGTTTGCGATGCCGGGAAGAAGTGGATGCCGCAATCAAAGGCGTA is from Leptothermofonsia sichuanensis E412 and encodes:
- a CDS encoding peptidylprolyl isomerase; this translates as MLNPITISDNDIIQQVKLSCLIPTMIEGIVGRQVIAQLAAEKGIIAEPHELQQAADDLRRLNNLHSAGETWTWLQKYHLSLDEFEELAAATVLSAKLAQHLFAAQLEPYFLEHQLDYTRVVMYEIVLDDEDLAMELFYALQEGEIHFHQATHQYIQDPDLRRQGGYRGLVRRSELKPEISAAVFSAQPPQILKPIVTAQGVHLILVEELIPAELTQELRYEILSTLFATWLKQQVEQVEVIIQQKIQSHSCLTSVPLG
- a CDS encoding HlyD family efflux transporter periplasmic adaptor subunit, with translation MPHFPAASEPFSQNGHHPANRSSGGHLAIQEISQSPVVVAESGSPPLLPEVACSVPERDEWSSLTRELIDTLPRVWTRGLLYCLVLFTAIALPWASLSKVDETGRARGRLEPQGKTIRVDAPVTGTVTALRVREGQTVKAGQVLLELESEVVQAELQQAQAKLQGSLNRLSQLELMKNEQEIAIRSQRLQSQAQQTAQLAQIDQVEQRFQAGRRAYKLATDRLERDRVEVQRYEKLLAEGVVPAAKLAEIKRLLDESQQAVNQSQAEIQQAESGIKQQQSNYDNVIRTGELTILESERRIKELQAQILDTQAEIAQTRKQIESLQFQRQQRLVRSPSDGTIFSLSLDSAGTFLQPGQAIAQIAPAGANLIFRAQMPSSESGFLRTGLPVKLKFDAYPFQDYGIISGNLQRISPDSKSIETPQGIIQTFELEIALDQPYIQTQNKRILLSPGQTATAEVVIRQRRIIDFILDPFKKLQKGGLEL
- a CDS encoding peptidase domain-containing ABC transporter: MAEPSGLQSGLERLYPVAATHSFVLVATPFLQRISREIFNAYNEETGYLIQSLTGIRSVKSMAVEQTVRWHWEDLFGRSVRKLFSGQVIGNSLQIGSAAIEMVVTTALLWFGAWLVIQNELTIGQLVAFNMLMGNVINPFQRLTVLWNQLQEVIVSIERINDVIDAEPEEDLQRQTRQTLPPIQGHIQFDQVTFRYHPNSDRNTLEAISFAVEPGQMVALVGRSGSGKTTISKLLLGLYPPTEGKILIDGYDVTTLSLRSLRQQIGVVDQDTFLFGGTIRENISLGFPEASLEEVIEAAQLAGAHTFIKDLPMGYETQIGEGGGMLSGGQRQRLAIARALLGNPRLLILDEATSHLDAESERIIQTNLSKILQNRTTLIIAHRLSTVRHADLILVLDRGILVESGTHDQLMAKRGHYFYLNQQQLMVTSL
- a CDS encoding cysteine peptidase family C39 domain-containing protein; its protein translation is MSQFPSFIPGQVPDPLLVSALAEVLGEPFCGSSVPGIWNQIEILRPSAGKIFWHSVDAAPGLYLVLVGKVRLIDRSNNLLQTLEAGKSFGEMTLFADLAGQPWAARASLNSQVGFVPEPVVRSLMRQYPELRDRLRQRAMEQVHMVQNRSEILPEPVAEPMTEPMTDLERSPCSRLAPTTLQPHSRKSVRKAYFPSPTLRVGHLWQRVTRRYPFFEQQSASDCGAACLVMVGRYWGKRFNLNRLRDIANVDRNGASLRGLAVAAESIGFTTRPVKASLDKLAQQTLPAIVHWEGKHYIVVYEVSRDRVIVGDPAIGQRSLSHRDFKAGWNGYTLLLQPTALY
- a CDS encoding helix-turn-helix domain-containing protein, translated to MKNQGLYLTEFQRKLLLKRLQSNLRPEYRRRIEIMLLADAGKSQTEICESLQCSAETARYWTHIAQSGQAHLWDARPMGRPKEVTPEYLDRLAALVQSNPREHGYPFRCWTAQWLGKHLAKEFGIEVSDRHINRLLKQMGLSTRPRGSSHPNQPSETADAGSTIAIRDLQAVSTPTFLWSLNLIQSRR
- a CDS encoding phosphotransferase family protein produces the protein MAFLLSSQNVIEYLNQHGLNLDVDPGSVEIEKKFAKNFNLLLTLPDGRKLLVKQEPLKLDGKAVGEFFQEWRVQQFIQHFPELHRFAPSLPELLHFNPDNAIVVFNYLLDYCDLADFYTRQNWFPAEIATAIGNLLGQIHASTYNRAEYQNFLAPDLAEQLANHRIHLAQGLERIGPEVFSEFPVEALKFFSLYQRYDSLGQAIAELSTAVQLCCLTHNDLRPNNILLHQDWETLAIAPEQPGFLRIIDWERGAWGDPALDLGLMIASYLQTWLNSLVVSSAFDIQASLRLAMTPLEQLQPSINALFQGYVSQFPEILHHRPDFVKRTVQFAGLGLIRQINAMIQYQKSFGNMGICMLQVAKSLLCRPEASIATVFGVSESTLTASASN
- a CDS encoding T3SS effector HopA1 family protein, which gives rise to MQSLNLLHNQLPTSVPVRLLNALEDIVQHVQIHANFCIHHPNYKPFELPDDVALRFQQTPPDLRDKFLSLQVRSFIYGLYYNGSLQTVLAPENDLNSRVLQQNLENNTLLGVDLEFYERLHQSNCGQGYFDPGWQVRRQEEDGSLAVFKHDLTLHIERDRHLHPSELAAKPGDSVAILLPKNLVQNGFYMAIGNAGSETHATLHPNIVRIYFNLSPAGAVAMMAGLTQQLNQAQIPFSFKALYNPSEYRRHDSAVLYFDRHHYETVRQVLQPLYKKHSAHFHEATPLFTKTLAPGLALAEEPAQKLAAQESFGMNRCQLIANGLLLARLSGDESPEKRMAAILEQFSLLEIALESPYLNPRSEDIYTPLDLC
- a CDS encoding aldo/keto reductase, producing the protein MLIADLSPPTQALSNSADSLQAIAPESGFAFYRKLGRTDLTVSCLGLGGGGAISSADTLYAFDQGINYFFYSSDLHHYLYRSMADALHQLCRRGASRREQVVLATVTYIKNPEVALAALLDQFQELGIDYVDVLFWGWIGKNDAPALQQCLSLSRDLRGPHAPYCRVMERIFGVSERLKKMGAVRYIGASFHDLDLAQQWLNSPLLDVVMVRHNISHRSAQKKIFNQLDATDRDRPGIVTFKSTGSHTGLLWEVPVPLPPGCWRPGAPELYRYSLAQPCVDVCLTGLRCREEVDAAIKGVQQGKFTPAEIEYLNLYGDLCRNRLNPEEIPLEKLIYRA